Proteins encoded within one genomic window of uncultured Desulfobacter sp.:
- a CDS encoding response regulator yields the protein MNLFRIRKFYPNSLRWKLITGAAIIHAVLMSLFIWDLVVRQKDVLFERQQEHAHALSQTLAVTCAHWLISYDIAGLQELINAQRIYPELSFALITDIDNKVLAHTEPDKIGKRIVDMPEYAKNETLYASDQMVDVAVPVSLAGTHIGWVRIGINNQASNKKLKGIASDGILYALCAVLIGAVISWFLGTKLTSRLHTIQQTVRQIRAKGHFSRIDLSGNDEAAIVAHEFNRMFARLQRNQQELKNLNEDLEFLVDERTEELQKSFDAIKQKNMELTETKEELEKARKLAILGVWEFDIITDKLTWSDEIYTIFELDKTTFKPSYEAFLKIVHPDDRDKVRTTYENALRTGEKYQMTHRIVTGQDRIKWVEEHGRAEFDDTGKLMLAIGTIYDISMQKEAEEKLKEAMTEIKKTNLAKSVFLSNMSHELRTPLNAILGYSQIFAEDRTLNEKQQSGIKTIRDAGDHLLMLINDILDLSKIEAGKLELFVQHIVFKRFLQSLCDIVRNRCAQKTIMFRYEPDKHLPDIIIADEVRLRQILLNLLSNAAKFTDNGYCLFAVKAESLADQKTMLTFIVEDSGPGIAEEQQADAFEPFKQLGERLKYAEGTGLGLSISLQLATLMNGTLSLISPVHRDDVAEYGPGSRFVFTAVVETCPMEATEKYIEPDAVYRLGGFEPGTRTILIVDDRPTNRAVLKDTLEPLGFLTTEASDGKEVPAACEQQRPDLILMDLVMPGVDGFTALRELKKMDRYAQIPVVAVTASLINKTSLKQRCEKVGFKGFLPKPFAKQDLLKILADLLNLALNQDHLAKPVDEQIVPPPSEILEQLQNHLADGNIDAIELMAADIAEMDSGVYRSFAKRLSQLAAEIQIKGIEQFIEQFYKK from the coding sequence ATGAATCTTTTTCGAATCCGAAAATTTTATCCGAATTCTTTACGCTGGAAATTAATTACCGGGGCGGCGATCATCCATGCCGTATTGATGTCGCTTTTTATCTGGGATCTGGTGGTACGCCAGAAAGATGTGCTGTTTGAACGGCAGCAGGAGCATGCCCATGCACTTTCACAAACCCTTGCAGTCACCTGCGCCCACTGGCTTATATCCTATGATATTGCAGGGCTTCAGGAACTGATTAACGCACAAAGAATCTATCCGGAACTCTCCTTTGCTCTAATCACCGATATCGATAACAAGGTTCTGGCTCATACAGAACCGGACAAAATTGGAAAACGGATTGTGGATATGCCGGAATATGCCAAAAATGAAACGCTTTACGCCAGCGACCAGATGGTAGACGTAGCCGTTCCAGTAAGCCTTGCGGGCACGCATATCGGATGGGTTAGAATCGGCATCAATAACCAGGCTTCGAACAAAAAGCTCAAGGGAATCGCATCTGATGGAATACTTTACGCACTCTGCGCTGTTCTTATCGGTGCAGTCATCTCCTGGTTCCTGGGCACCAAACTCACCAGCCGTTTACACACGATTCAACAAACCGTCAGGCAGATCAGAGCAAAAGGACACTTTTCACGGATAGATTTGTCCGGAAATGACGAGGCGGCTATAGTGGCCCACGAATTCAACCGGATGTTTGCAAGGCTTCAGCGGAACCAACAGGAATTGAAAAATCTCAATGAAGACCTTGAATTCCTTGTTGATGAACGGACAGAAGAACTGCAAAAAAGCTTTGACGCCATCAAGCAAAAAAATATGGAATTGACGGAAACCAAGGAGGAGCTGGAAAAAGCTAGAAAGCTGGCTATCCTCGGCGTCTGGGAGTTTGATATTATCACTGACAAACTGACCTGGTCGGATGAAATCTACACAATTTTTGAATTAGACAAGACCACATTTAAACCATCATATGAGGCCTTTTTAAAAATCGTTCATCCAGACGACAGAGATAAAGTCCGTACGACCTATGAAAACGCATTACGCACAGGGGAAAAATACCAAATGACCCACAGAATAGTGACCGGACAAGACCGGATCAAATGGGTTGAAGAGCATGGCCGCGCCGAATTTGACGATACGGGCAAACTGATGCTGGCCATAGGAACGATTTATGATATTTCGATGCAAAAAGAGGCCGAAGAAAAGCTGAAAGAGGCCATGACCGAAATCAAGAAAACCAACCTGGCAAAATCCGTTTTCCTTTCGAATATGTCCCATGAACTGCGAACTCCCCTTAATGCCATTCTTGGTTATAGTCAAATTTTTGCCGAAGATCGAACTCTGAATGAGAAACAGCAGTCCGGTATCAAAACCATACGCGATGCAGGGGATCACCTACTGATGCTCATCAATGACATCCTCGATTTATCTAAAATCGAAGCAGGCAAACTCGAGCTGTTTGTCCAACATATTGTCTTCAAAAGATTCCTGCAGAGTCTGTGTGATATTGTACGCAACCGGTGTGCCCAGAAAACAATCATGTTTCGCTACGAACCGGACAAGCACCTGCCGGACATCATTATAGCGGATGAAGTAAGACTTCGTCAGATCCTGCTCAACCTTCTTTCCAATGCGGCCAAGTTTACCGACAACGGTTATTGTCTGTTTGCGGTAAAGGCTGAATCTCTTGCTGACCAAAAAACCATGTTGACCTTTATTGTGGAGGATTCAGGGCCGGGAATTGCCGAAGAACAGCAGGCGGACGCTTTCGAACCGTTCAAGCAATTGGGAGAGCGCCTTAAATATGCCGAAGGAACCGGCCTGGGCTTGAGTATCAGTTTGCAGCTGGCCACACTTATGAATGGGACACTGTCTTTGATCAGCCCGGTTCACCGAGATGACGTGGCAGAATATGGTCCGGGAAGCCGATTTGTCTTTACGGCCGTTGTTGAGACCTGCCCCATGGAGGCCACTGAAAAATATATTGAACCCGATGCCGTCTACAGACTTGGCGGCTTTGAGCCGGGAACCAGAACGATTCTAATTGTAGATGATCGGCCTACGAATCGTGCGGTGCTCAAAGATACGTTGGAACCTCTCGGCTTTTTAACGACCGAGGCTTCAGACGGGAAAGAGGTTCCGGCGGCCTGTGAACAGCAGAGGCCGGATCTCATCTTAATGGATCTTGTCATGCCTGGTGTTGACGGTTTCACGGCGCTCAGAGAGCTTAAGAAAATGGATCGGTATGCTCAAATTCCGGTTGTGGCTGTTACAGCGTCACTTATCAACAAAACCAGCTTAAAGCAAAGATGTGAAAAGGTAGGGTTCAAAGGTTTTTTGCCCAAGCCCTTTGCAAAACAGGATTTACTTAAGATCCTTGCCGACCTGCTCAACCTGGCTTTGAATCAAGACCATTTGGCGAAACCTGTTGATGAGCAGATTGTCCCACCACCATCTGAAATTTTAGAGCAGCTGCAAAATCATCTTGCGGACGGCAACATCGACGCCATTGAACTAATGGCCGCTGACATCGCCGAAATGGATTCGGGAGTATATCGTTCTTTTGCCAAGCGACTTAGTCAACTCGCAGCAGAGATTCAAATCAAAGGAATTGAACAGTTTATAGAGCAGTTCTATAAAAAATAA
- a CDS encoding response regulator yields MQESMILIVDDQPNNIKVLISFLKSQNFQTRIAESGERALQLLDRFLPDLILLDVMMPGMNGFETCREIKTDEKKADIPIVFMTALDNIEDKVQGFKAGGVDYITKPFDQTEMLARINTHIELRRKTIALETAIDEIKTLNGLLPICAHCKKIRDDKGYWNLLETYIERHTQATFSHGVCPECMDKLYGKEDWYIKKKNKRPK; encoded by the coding sequence ATGCAAGAATCAATGATTCTGATTGTTGACGATCAACCCAACAACATCAAGGTGTTGATCTCTTTTCTCAAGAGCCAAAACTTTCAGACCCGCATTGCGGAATCAGGAGAGCGGGCTTTACAATTGCTCGACAGATTCCTGCCGGATCTTATACTACTGGATGTGATGATGCCGGGAATGAATGGCTTTGAGACCTGTCGAGAAATCAAAACGGACGAAAAAAAGGCTGATATTCCAATTGTTTTCATGACGGCTTTGGACAATATCGAAGATAAAGTACAAGGGTTTAAAGCCGGAGGCGTTGATTACATCACCAAGCCTTTTGATCAAACGGAAATGCTTGCCAGAATCAATACCCATATTGAGCTAAGGCGAAAAACCATTGCCCTTGAAACAGCAATCGACGAGATCAAAACATTGAACGGACTACTTCCAATCTGTGCCCATTGTAAAAAAATCAGAGATGACAAAGGATATTGGAACCTGCTTGAAACATACATTGAAAGACACACACAGGCAACGTTCAGCCACGGTGTATGCCCTGAATGTATGGACAAACTTTACGGCAAGGAAGACTGGTATATCAAAAAAAAGAACAAACGCCCCAAGTGA
- a CDS encoding MTH1187 family thiamine-binding protein yields the protein MNVIIDLCVVPLGVGLSVSKYVAACHEVITEAGLKSNLHAYGTNIEGDWDTVFKAVKACHEKIHDMGAPRITTTIKLGTRTDRKQGMEDKIKSVKEKL from the coding sequence ATGAATGTGATTATTGATCTTTGTGTTGTCCCCTTGGGCGTAGGTTTGTCTGTATCCAAATATGTCGCTGCATGCCATGAAGTCATTACCGAGGCAGGACTGAAATCAAACCTGCACGCTTACGGCACCAACATTGAAGGGGACTGGGACACTGTGTTTAAAGCAGTTAAAGCATGCCACGAAAAAATTCATGACATGGGCGCTCCCAGAATAACAACAACTATTAAATTAGGCACCAGGACCGACCGAAAACAGGGCATGGAAGACAAAATCAAGTCTGTTAAAGAAAAGCTGTAG
- a CDS encoding (2Fe-2S) ferredoxin domain-containing protein: MNKPEKHILVCASFRPSGEPKGKCHRKGSGDFLAYIENEVIDRGLEEVLVSSTCCLKQCDDGPVMVIYPDNIWYGNVENEEAIDTILDAMEDGEIAEDYLL, encoded by the coding sequence ATGAACAAGCCCGAAAAACACATCCTCGTATGCGCAAGTTTTCGTCCCAGCGGAGAACCCAAGGGCAAATGCCACAGAAAAGGGTCCGGCGATTTTCTGGCCTACATTGAAAACGAAGTGATCGACAGAGGCCTTGAAGAGGTTCTGGTCTCTTCTACCTGCTGCCTGAAACAGTGTGATGACGGCCCGGTTATGGTGATTTATCCGGATAATATCTGGTACGGCAACGTTGAAAACGAAGAAGCCATTGACACTATTTTAGACGCCATGGAAGACGGCGAGATCGCAGAGGATTATCTACTGTAA
- the nifB gene encoding nitrogenase cofactor biosynthesis protein NifB, with product MMNLDNHPCFNKKSCKDFGRVHLPVAPACNIQCNFCNRKFDCVNESRPGVTSSILSPDQAMAYLAEVVEAKPNTSVVGIAGPGDPFANGDKTMETLTRVRAAYPEMLLCVATNGLNIHPYLDELKAVNTTHVSITINAVDPEVGAKIYSWVRDGKKSVGPKEGAKVLLERQLAAVKGLKERGIMVKVNSILLPGINDDHMIEVARAMGEMGVDIFNIMPYFPTKGSNFEDMLEPTKGQLKELRKAAQVFVPQMTHCKRCRADAVGLLDDPLNQKLMDRLTFHATSPILLPSAPKYCHEQDCDDGYAFNAAGPRPYVALATREGALINQHLGEAEELHIYDLTGDTPEFVETRTVPKPGAGDVRWNNLARTIKDCHTILVSGVGEAPKKVLGNMGFTIHEVNGMIDLVLMAIKKGESLDHLIVRSQTSCGECRGTGTGCM from the coding sequence ATGATGAATTTAGATAACCACCCCTGTTTTAATAAAAAGTCCTGCAAGGATTTCGGTCGAGTTCACCTACCGGTAGCCCCGGCCTGTAACATCCAGTGCAATTTCTGCAACAGAAAGTTTGACTGCGTGAATGAAAGCCGGCCCGGTGTCACCTCCTCCATTTTGAGTCCGGACCAGGCCATGGCCTACCTGGCAGAGGTTGTTGAGGCCAAACCCAACACATCCGTCGTGGGTATTGCAGGCCCCGGCGACCCTTTTGCCAACGGCGATAAAACCATGGAAACCCTGACCAGGGTGCGTGCCGCCTACCCCGAAATGCTGTTGTGCGTGGCCACCAACGGTCTGAACATCCATCCTTACCTGGATGAACTCAAAGCTGTCAATACCACCCATGTGAGCATCACCATCAATGCGGTGGACCCTGAAGTCGGCGCTAAAATTTATTCCTGGGTCAGGGACGGCAAAAAATCCGTGGGTCCCAAAGAGGGCGCTAAAGTGCTGTTGGAACGCCAGCTTGCCGCAGTCAAAGGCTTGAAAGAACGCGGTATCATGGTGAAGGTCAACTCCATTCTGTTGCCCGGTATCAACGACGACCATATGATTGAAGTGGCCAGAGCCATGGGCGAGATGGGCGTGGATATTTTTAACATCATGCCGTACTTCCCCACCAAAGGCTCCAATTTTGAAGATATGCTGGAACCGACCAAGGGTCAGCTTAAAGAACTTAGAAAGGCCGCCCAGGTCTTTGTACCCCAGATGACCCATTGTAAACGCTGCAGAGCTGATGCCGTAGGCCTCCTGGACGATCCTTTGAACCAGAAACTCATGGACCGGTTGACCTTTCACGCCACATCTCCCATTTTATTGCCCAGCGCGCCCAAGTATTGCCACGAACAGGATTGTGACGATGGGTATGCGTTCAATGCTGCCGGGCCAAGACCCTATGTGGCCCTGGCCACCCGGGAAGGTGCATTGATTAATCAGCATCTAGGTGAAGCCGAAGAACTGCACATCTATGACCTGACCGGAGACACCCCGGAATTTGTGGAGACAAGAACCGTGCCCAAACCCGGAGCCGGCGATGTCCGCTGGAATAACCTTGCCCGGACCATTAAAGATTGCCACACCATCCTTGTGTCCGGTGTGGGAGAAGCCCCCAAAAAAGTGCTGGGCAACATGGGATTTACCATCCATGAGGTCAACGGCATGATTGATCTTGTACTCATGGCCATTAAGAAAGGTGAATCTCTGGATCATCTGATTGTCCGGTCACAGACCTCCTGCGGTGAGTGCAGGGGCACAGGAACCGGCTGCATGTAG
- a CDS encoding nitrogenase component 1 encodes MTSSRSYKETPSYTPTQNACKMCTPLGATLVFQGIEGCVPLLHGSQGCSTYMRRYLISHFKEPVDIASSNFTEETAVFGGGANLKLAIENVARQYTPSMIGIATTCLSETIGDDVQLILNSMDNTINGTALVHVSTPSYSGTHVDGFHGAVAAVVDRFNPAGKRIVYRPKKKKKINLFPGMLSNEDLRHLKDIFADFNTPVTILPDYSERLEGPSWQEYQAIQKGGTTISAIEKMNVAVHSMEFGSVLALTAEAGQETAGEILSKRFGVPCTRLPIPMGVKATDRFLDILSRISGRPVPERYRKEKWRLVDTYVDGNKYVAKKRALIYGEEDFVVSMAGFLAEVGIIPVLCASGGKSKTFKKALEQILPEHIIDQAVIQNDMDFTCMEETAAAMPEDVRPEIIIGNSKGYAMARRLKIPLVRVGFPIHDRIGGSRILHVGYKGAQQLFDTIVNAILTAKQTESKIGYSYM; translated from the coding sequence ATGACCTCAAGCAGATCTTATAAAGAGACCCCCTCATATACCCCCACCCAGAATGCATGTAAAATGTGCACCCCTTTAGGGGCCACCCTGGTGTTCCAGGGGATTGAAGGCTGCGTGCCCCTGCTTCACGGCTCCCAGGGATGTTCAACCTATATGCGGCGTTACCTGATCTCCCATTTCAAAGAACCCGTGGATATTGCCTCATCCAACTTCACCGAGGAGACGGCTGTATTCGGCGGCGGGGCCAACCTGAAGCTGGCCATTGAAAACGTGGCCCGCCAGTATACCCCTTCCATGATCGGGATCGCCACCACCTGTTTGTCCGAAACCATTGGGGATGATGTTCAGTTGATATTGAACAGCATGGACAATACCATCAACGGCACGGCCCTGGTCCATGTATCCACACCCTCTTACAGCGGCACCCATGTAGACGGATTCCATGGCGCAGTGGCCGCGGTAGTGGACCGGTTTAACCCGGCGGGCAAACGCATTGTTTACCGGCCCAAGAAAAAGAAAAAAATTAACCTGTTCCCCGGCATGCTTTCCAATGAAGACCTGCGGCATTTAAAAGATATTTTTGCAGATTTTAATACCCCTGTGACTATTTTGCCCGATTACTCCGAGCGCCTGGAAGGCCCTTCATGGCAGGAATACCAGGCCATCCAGAAGGGCGGAACAACCATTTCGGCCATTGAAAAAATGAATGTGGCTGTTCACAGCATGGAGTTTGGTTCCGTGCTGGCCCTGACCGCGGAAGCCGGCCAGGAGACCGCCGGAGAGATTTTAAGCAAACGCTTTGGCGTGCCCTGCACCCGCCTGCCCATTCCCATGGGGGTCAAGGCCACGGACCGCTTTTTGGATATTTTGTCCCGGATTTCCGGCCGTCCCGTACCCGAACGGTACAGAAAAGAGAAATGGCGCCTGGTGGACACCTATGTGGACGGCAATAAATATGTTGCCAAGAAACGGGCTCTGATTTACGGCGAAGAGGATTTTGTGGTCTCCATGGCAGGATTCCTTGCCGAAGTGGGCATCATCCCCGTCCTGTGCGCTTCCGGCGGCAAAAGCAAAACCTTTAAAAAAGCCTTGGAACAGATCTTGCCCGAACATATCATTGACCAGGCCGTTATCCAGAATGACATGGATTTTACCTGCATGGAAGAGACCGCCGCGGCCATGCCCGAAGATGTCCGTCCTGAAATCATCATCGGCAACTCCAAGGGCTATGCCATGGCAAGACGGTTGAAAATTCCCTTGGTCCGGGTGGGCTTTCCCATCCACGACCGGATCGGCGGATCGCGTATCCTGCACGTGGGATACAAAGGGGCACAGCAGTTGTTTGACACCATCGTCAATGCAATTTTAACGGCAAAACAGACCGAATCCAAAATAGGATACTCATATATGTAA